A window of the Calditrichia bacterium genome harbors these coding sequences:
- the sufC gene encoding Fe-S cluster assembly ATPase SufC, with the protein MLEIKNLHASVEGNEILKGLDLKINPGEVHAIMGPNGSGKSTLANVLAGREEYEITDGQVLFDGEDLLEMGPEDRAHNGLFLAFQYPVEIPGVSNVNFLKTAVNQIREARGEEKLDAMEFLKLIRTKLKTVDMDEKFLHRSVNEGFSGGEKKRNEIFQMAVLEPKLAIMDETDSGLDIDALKIVANGVNQMRDSKRSFLVITHYQRLLNYIVPDVVHVLVNGKIVESGGKDLALRLEEHGYDWVNNESVGV; encoded by the coding sequence ATGCTCGAGATTAAAAACTTACATGCGTCAGTCGAAGGTAACGAAATTTTGAAAGGCCTCGATCTGAAAATCAATCCCGGCGAAGTGCATGCGATTATGGGACCGAACGGTTCCGGCAAAAGCACGCTTGCGAATGTGCTGGCGGGACGCGAAGAATATGAAATCACAGATGGTCAAGTTCTTTTCGATGGCGAAGATTTGTTGGAAATGGGACCGGAAGATCGTGCCCACAACGGACTTTTCCTGGCGTTTCAATATCCGGTGGAAATTCCCGGTGTCAGCAACGTCAATTTTTTGAAAACGGCTGTCAATCAAATCCGCGAAGCCCGTGGGGAAGAAAAACTCGATGCGATGGAATTTCTCAAATTGATTCGCACCAAACTCAAAACGGTTGATATGGATGAAAAATTTCTCCACCGATCGGTTAACGAAGGATTTTCCGGTGGCGAGAAAAAACGCAACGAAATTTTCCAAATGGCAGTTTTGGAGCCGAAATTGGCAATAATGGACGAAACCGATTCCGGGCTGGATATCGACGCACTGAAAATCGTTGCCAACGGCGTCAATCAAATGCGCGATAGCAAACGCTCCTTTTTGGTAATTACCCACTATCAGCGATTGTTGAATTACATCGTTCCCGATGTTGTCCACGTTCTCGTAAATGGCAAAATCGTAGAATCTGGTGGAAAAGATCTGGCACTGCGGCTTGAAGAACACGGTTACGACTGGGTGAACAACGAATCTGTCGGTGTCTGA
- the sufD gene encoding Fe-S cluster assembly protein SufD yields MSSIKTDASDMQNWYVSNFKAFETSLNGSSELPFHQVRKSALEAFNKLGFPGRRDEEWKYTSVSPILKHKFQLDLPSNKLSAKDIEKYAFKALSKNLVVLINGHYSPEFSNYEAPDGVIVESLSGATEKHASLVNKYLAKIADFSEDPFTALNTAFANDGVFIHIADNAVIEQPIHLLYISDAREKEFYANPRNLVIAGKHSQAKIVEKYAAIDAENVYFNNGVTEVVMNVGAKLDYIRVQDEALNAFHIKTLQAHQVRDSNFTLVNLDMGGKLVRNNFNLKLDDEHCEGHLIGAYMATGRQHIDNHTAIDHAKPNCYSNEVYKGILGGKSRGVFNGKIFVRQDAQKTNAYQNNKALLLTDDAVINSKPQLEIFADDVKCSHGATVGQLDDESLFYLRSRGIPGDVAYSMLQYAFVLEALDYVTIDEIREELDEQLLEHFRKL; encoded by the coding sequence ATGAGCAGTATAAAAACGGATGCCAGTGATATGCAAAACTGGTATGTTTCGAATTTCAAAGCGTTTGAAACAAGCCTGAACGGGAGCAGCGAGCTGCCGTTTCATCAGGTGCGAAAATCGGCTTTGGAAGCGTTCAACAAACTGGGTTTTCCCGGGCGACGGGATGAGGAATGGAAATACACTTCCGTTTCCCCGATTTTGAAACATAAGTTTCAATTGGATTTACCGTCCAATAAACTGTCTGCCAAAGATATTGAAAAATATGCATTTAAAGCACTTTCGAAAAACCTGGTGGTGCTGATCAACGGTCATTATTCACCGGAATTTTCAAATTATGAAGCGCCGGACGGTGTTATTGTTGAAAGCCTTTCGGGTGCAACTGAAAAGCATGCAAGCCTCGTCAACAAATATCTGGCGAAAATTGCGGACTTCTCCGAAGACCCGTTTACCGCGCTGAATACCGCGTTTGCCAATGATGGTGTTTTCATTCACATCGCAGACAATGCTGTGATCGAACAGCCGATCCACCTGCTGTATATTTCCGATGCGCGTGAAAAAGAATTTTATGCGAATCCGCGAAATCTGGTTATCGCCGGGAAGCATTCGCAAGCCAAAATCGTTGAAAAATACGCAGCAATCGATGCGGAAAATGTGTATTTCAACAATGGCGTAACCGAAGTTGTGATGAACGTTGGCGCAAAACTGGATTACATTCGCGTGCAGGATGAGGCTTTAAATGCGTTTCACATCAAAACGTTGCAAGCGCATCAGGTTCGTGACAGCAATTTTACGCTGGTAAATCTGGATATGGGTGGCAAACTGGTGCGCAATAATTTCAATTTGAAGCTCGATGACGAACATTGCGAAGGTCACTTGATTGGCGCATACATGGCAACCGGTCGTCAGCACATCGATAACCACACGGCTATCGATCACGCCAAACCGAATTGCTACAGCAACGAAGTTTACAAAGGCATTTTGGGCGGAAAATCCCGCGGTGTGTTTAACGGCAAAATTTTTGTGCGCCAGGATGCCCAAAAAACCAACGCATATCAAAATAATAAAGCGCTGTTGCTGACGGATGATGCGGTCATCAATTCCAAACCGCAGTTGGAAATTTTTGCCGACGATGTGAAATGCAGTCACGGCGCAACGGTCGGGCAGCTGGATGATGAATCGCTGTTCTATCTGCGTTCACGCGGCATTCCGGGTGATGTTGCCTATTCGATGCTTCAATACGCATTTGTACTGGAAGCGCTGGATTACGTAACCATCGATGAAATTCGCGAAGAACTGGACGAACAGTTGCTCGAACATTTTCGTAAGTTATAG
- a CDS encoding cysteine desulfurase, whose product MANATVADLQKLAQKATFDAAKIRSDFPILQEKMHGKPLVFLDNAASTQKPNVVIDTIANYYRSENANIHRGVYRLSEIASEKYEAVRETVQQFINADSEREIIFTAGTTDSINLVAASFGQAFIKSGDEIIITGMEHHSNIVPWQLLCDRTGAKLRVLPIDENGDLVMEKLPEMINDRTRLISVVYISNSLGTVNPVHEIIDLAHAHDVPVLVDAAQAVQHQSLDVQQLDCDFLAFSGHKIYGPTGVGVLYGKEKWLEKMPPYRGGGDMILTVSFEKTTFNELPYKFEAGTPNIAGVIGLGEAIKYIENIGLPNIAEYEHTLLDYATEQLTSIPELRIIGTAREKSAVISFVVEGVHPHDIGTWADRDGIAVRTGHHCTQPVMDFFEVPATTRASIGVYNNRADFDALVNSLKEMIKVFC is encoded by the coding sequence ATGGCAAATGCCACGGTGGCTGATTTGCAAAAATTAGCTCAAAAAGCAACATTTGATGCAGCAAAAATCCGGTCGGATTTTCCGATTCTTCAGGAAAAAATGCATGGAAAACCGCTGGTTTTTCTGGATAACGCCGCATCCACCCAAAAACCGAATGTGGTGATCGACACGATCGCCAATTACTACCGTTCGGAAAATGCCAATATTCACCGTGGTGTATATCGCCTCAGCGAAATCGCGTCTGAAAAATATGAAGCTGTCCGGGAAACGGTTCAGCAATTTATTAATGCGGATTCGGAACGCGAAATCATTTTCACCGCAGGAACAACCGACAGCATCAATTTGGTTGCTGCATCTTTTGGACAGGCGTTCATCAAATCCGGTGATGAAATTATTATTACCGGGATGGAACACCATTCAAATATTGTTCCGTGGCAATTATTGTGCGATAGAACTGGCGCAAAATTGCGCGTTTTGCCAATCGATGAAAATGGTGATTTGGTGATGGAAAAGCTGCCGGAAATGATCAACGATCGAACCCGGCTGATTTCTGTGGTTTACATTTCCAATTCGCTCGGCACGGTTAATCCGGTGCATGAAATTATCGATCTCGCGCATGCGCACGATGTTCCGGTATTGGTTGATGCGGCGCAAGCTGTGCAACACCAATCATTGGATGTCCAGCAACTCGATTGCGATTTTCTGGCATTTTCCGGTCATAAAATTTATGGTCCAACCGGGGTTGGCGTACTCTACGGCAAAGAAAAGTGGTTGGAAAAAATGCCGCCGTATCGTGGCGGTGGCGATATGATTTTAACTGTATCTTTTGAAAAAACGACGTTTAACGAATTGCCGTATAAATTTGAAGCCGGCACGCCAAACATTGCCGGTGTTATCGGATTGGGCGAAGCGATCAAATATATTGAAAATATCGGGTTACCAAATATTGCCGAATACGAACACACGCTGCTGGATTACGCGACTGAGCAGTTGACATCAATTCCTGAATTGCGTATCATAGGAACTGCGCGGGAAAAATCTGCTGTTATCTCTTTTGTTGTTGAGGGCGTTCACCCGCACGACATCGGCACCTGGGCCGATCGTGATGGCATTGCTGTCCGCACCGGACATCATTGCACACAACCGGTGATGGATTTTTTCGAGGTTCCGGCAACCACCCGGGCATCGATCGGCGTTTACAATAACCGCGCCGATTTTGATGCGTTGGTAAATTCTTTG